One stretch of Variovorax sp. TBS-050B DNA includes these proteins:
- a CDS encoding bifunctional 3-phosphoshikimate 1-carboxyvinyltransferase/cytidylate kinase: protein MFSTAFLDLPALAAASGTVRLPGSKSISNRVLLLAALASGTTTVHDLLDSDDTRVMLDALRALGCGIDGAAGGTLRITGLGGQLKSGGAALSLFLGNAGTAMRPLTAALSLLGGDFELSGVPRMHERPIGDLVDALTQLGCHIDYLGNPGYPPLRIRPVDRGALVLDAPIRVRGDVSSQFLTALLLALPLAASRDIVIEVVGELISKPYIEITLNLLARFGIAVQRDNWERFTIPAGSRYRSPGDIHVEADASSASYFIGLGAIATSGQDAIRIEGVGAESIQGDIRFVEAARQMGAEVDSGPNWLEVRRGAWPLKAIDLDANHIPDAAMTLAVMALYADGPSTLRNIASWRVKETDRIDAMANELRKLGATVESGPDFIRVHPLDAALWRPASIRTYDDHRVAMCFSLAAFNPAGLPVRILEPHCVAKTFPDYFETLFSVARATEIPVICIDGPTASGKGTLAAEVARLLGYHYLDSGSLYRVTGLAMRRAGLSAEPQQEARIAALAAALPLHFAEGKVLLDGEDVSDEIRTEAAGMDASRVSTLPSVREALWGLQQRFRQLPGLVADGRDMGTVIFPDAALKVFLTASAAQRAERRHKQLISKGISATLDSLRSDLEARDARDSSRSIAPLKPAQDARHLDNSQLSIEQSIDQVLDWWQEIQPFKSA, encoded by the coding sequence ATGTTCTCGACCGCCTTCCTCGACCTTCCCGCGCTCGCGGCGGCCTCGGGCACCGTGCGGCTGCCGGGCTCCAAGAGCATTTCGAACCGGGTGCTGCTGCTGGCCGCGCTCGCGAGCGGCACCACCACCGTCCACGACCTGCTCGACTCCGACGACACCCGCGTGATGCTCGACGCGCTGCGGGCGCTGGGCTGCGGCATCGACGGCGCGGCCGGCGGCACGCTGCGCATCACCGGGCTCGGCGGCCAGCTGAAATCCGGCGGCGCGGCGCTCTCGCTCTTCCTCGGCAACGCAGGCACGGCGATGCGCCCGCTGACCGCGGCGCTGTCGCTGCTCGGCGGCGATTTCGAACTCAGCGGCGTGCCGCGCATGCACGAGCGCCCGATCGGCGACCTCGTCGATGCGCTGACCCAGCTCGGCTGCCACATCGACTACCTCGGCAACCCCGGCTACCCGCCGCTGCGCATCCGTCCGGTCGACCGCGGCGCGCTGGTGCTTGACGCGCCGATCCGCGTGCGCGGCGACGTGTCGAGCCAGTTCCTGACCGCGCTGCTGCTGGCCCTGCCGCTCGCCGCGAGCCGCGACATCGTGATCGAGGTGGTGGGCGAACTCATTTCCAAGCCCTACATCGAGATCACGCTGAACCTGCTCGCACGCTTCGGCATCGCGGTGCAGCGCGACAACTGGGAGCGCTTCACGATCCCGGCGGGCAGTCGCTACCGTTCGCCCGGCGACATCCACGTCGAGGCCGATGCCTCGTCCGCCAGCTATTTCATCGGCCTCGGCGCGATCGCGACCTCGGGCCAGGACGCGATCCGCATCGAAGGCGTGGGCGCCGAGTCGATCCAGGGCGACATCCGCTTCGTCGAGGCCGCGCGGCAGATGGGCGCCGAAGTCGACAGCGGCCCGAACTGGCTCGAGGTCCGCCGCGGCGCGTGGCCGCTCAAGGCGATCGACCTCGATGCGAACCACATCCCCGATGCCGCCATGACGCTGGCGGTGATGGCGCTCTATGCCGACGGTCCGAGCACGCTGCGCAACATCGCGAGCTGGCGCGTCAAGGAGACCGACCGCATCGACGCCATGGCCAACGAGCTGCGCAAGCTCGGTGCCACGGTCGAATCGGGCCCCGACTTCATCCGCGTGCATCCCTTGGACGCGGCGCTCTGGCGGCCCGCGAGCATCCGCACCTACGACGACCACCGCGTCGCCATGTGCTTCTCGCTCGCCGCCTTCAATCCCGCGGGCCTGCCGGTGCGCATCCTCGAGCCGCACTGCGTCGCCAAGACCTTCCCGGACTACTTCGAGACCCTGTTCTCGGTCGCCCGGGCCACCGAGATCCCGGTGATCTGCATCGACGGCCCCACCGCCTCCGGCAAGGGCACGCTCGCGGCCGAGGTGGCGCGCCTGCTGGGCTACCACTACCTGGACTCGGGCTCGCTCTACCGCGTGACCGGCCTGGCCATGCGCCGCGCCGGCCTCAGCGCCGAACCGCAGCAGGAGGCCCGGATCGCCGCGCTCGCGGCCGCCCTGCCGCTGCACTTCGCCGAAGGCAAGGTGCTGCTCGACGGCGAGGACGTGAGCGACGAGATCCGCACCGAAGCCGCCGGCATGGACGCCTCGCGCGTGTCGACCCTTCCCTCGGTGCGCGAGGCGCTCTGGGGGCTGCAGCAGCGCTTCCGGCAGCTGCCGGGGCTGGTCGCCGACGGCCGCGACATGGGCACCGTGATCTTCCCGGACGCCGCCCTCAAGGTCTTTCTCACCGCGAGCGCCGCCCAGCGCGCCGAGCGGCGGCATAAGCAGTTGATTTCAAAGGGTATTTCGGCTACACTCGACAGTCTTCGCTCCGACCTGGAAGCGCGCGACGCCAGGGACTCGTCCCGCAGCATCGCTCCTTTGAAGCCGGCGCAGGACGCTCGCCACCTCGACAACTCCCAGCTTTCCATCGAGCAATCGATCGATCAGGTGTTGGACTGGTGGCAGGAAATCCAGCCGTTCAAGTCCGCTTGA